The Providencia sp. PROV188 genome includes a region encoding these proteins:
- a CDS encoding BMC domain-containing protein: MKEALGLIETKGLVACIEAADAMCKAANVELIGYENVGSGLVTAMVKGDVGAVNAAVESGVEAAKRVGTVVTSRVIARPHNDIGKIAQQHKA; encoded by the coding sequence ATGAAAGAAGCTCTTGGCTTAATTGAAACCAAAGGTTTAGTGGCGTGTATCGAAGCTGCTGATGCAATGTGTAAAGCCGCTAACGTCGAGCTAATCGGCTATGAAAATGTCGGTTCTGGGCTCGTCACCGCCATGGTAAAAGGCGATGTGGGTGCCGTTAATGCTGCGGTTGAATCCGGTGTCGAAGCTGCGAAGCGTGTTGGCACCGTAGTGACTTCTCGTGTGATAGCAAGACCACACAATGATATCGGCAAAATTGCGCAGCAGCACAAAGCTTAA
- a CDS encoding BMC domain-containing protein, with protein sequence MGDALGLIETQGLVACIEAADAMCKAANVVLIGYENVGSGLVTAMVKGDVGAVKAAVDSGVESASRIGTVVTSLVIARPHSDIQKIVSQYKVAE encoded by the coding sequence ATGGGTGATGCATTAGGTCTTATTGAAACACAAGGACTCGTTGCTTGTATCGAAGCAGCTGATGCGATGTGTAAAGCCGCTAACGTGGTACTGATTGGCTATGAAAATGTGGGTTCTGGGTTAGTCACCGCCATGGTGAAAGGGGATGTTGGCGCAGTTAAAGCGGCAGTTGATTCTGGCGTTGAATCTGCATCTCGCATTGGCACCGTCGTGACCTCTCTGGTTATCGCTCGTCCACATAGCGACATCCAGAAAATTGTCTCTCAGTATAAAGTCGCAGAATAA
- a CDS encoding BMC domain-containing protein, translating to MGDALGLIETKGLVACIEAADAMCKAANVELIGYENVGSGLVTAMVKGDVGAVKAAVDSGVESAQRVGEVVTSLVIARPHNDINKIVIKHKA from the coding sequence ATGGGTGATGCATTAGGACTTATTGAAACAAAAGGTTTGGTGGCTTGTATTGAAGCAGCTGATGCAATGTGCAAAGCCGCTAACGTCGAGCTAATCGGCTATGAAAACGTGGGTTCTGGTCTCGTGACTGCCATGGTGAAAGGTGATGTTGGCGCAGTAAAGGCGGCAGTAGATTCCGGTGTTGAATCTGCACAGCGTGTTGGTGAAGTGGTGACATCGTTAGTCATCGCCCGTCCACATAACGATATCAACAAAATCGTGATTAAACATAAAGCATAG
- a CDS encoding FidL-like protein — MKISGKLLCLVSALIFACVVIYTQSVVLANKNSGQMACSTKGIMRFENMKDENVNGNIHFNFGANGEGSIVVEGYTTSSAGWLYLQRYVKFKYTSKRISPTEQHYNISHWEASASSIDESPNVIFDYFMREMSDSHDGLFINAQKINDKALLLSSINSPLFICTPK, encoded by the coding sequence ATGAAAATATCGGGAAAGCTATTATGTCTCGTGAGTGCGCTGATCTTCGCGTGTGTTGTGATTTATACACAGTCAGTTGTATTGGCCAATAAAAATTCCGGTCAAATGGCGTGTTCAACCAAGGGGATTATGCGTTTTGAGAATATGAAAGATGAAAACGTTAACGGTAATATTCACTTTAATTTTGGGGCGAACGGCGAGGGCTCTATTGTTGTCGAGGGATATACGACCTCCAGCGCTGGATGGCTTTATTTACAACGATATGTCAAATTCAAATACACCAGCAAACGTATTTCGCCAACGGAACAGCACTATAATATTAGCCACTGGGAAGCCAGTGCTTCCTCGATTGATGAATCCCCTAATGTGATTTTTGATTATTTTATGCGGGAAATGTCAGATAGCCATGATGGCTTATTTATCAATGCCCAAAAAATCAATGATAAAGCGCTACTCTTGAGTTCAATTAATTCCCCTTTGTTTATCTGTACGCCTAAATAA
- a CDS encoding transcriptional regulator has product MKYKINAFIIYDAVDGTLSLKKDEVDTQLSITANALLFYLIQKKGVVSRDEVLKAVWDDNGLVSSNSNLNQYLSLLRKTFRQYGIENIIVTVARGRLEFNSEILLELLDEETLNTTRLLNSLSEIQKAEVVLAPSLETKPTESPSEKLPHSLPKQKREVCWYLASAAFLCCSILLATMSYFSSQPSAPMILPTLEHTSCDVLSNEKMINAFVADNYVQNFDKVRKNLNLACNDKERFVFFYGDKLQKNGLGRVFLAHCAANESNPFSYCDNYFYYSWKPQ; this is encoded by the coding sequence ATGAAATATAAAATCAATGCCTTCATTATTTATGATGCTGTTGATGGCACTTTATCTTTAAAAAAAGATGAGGTGGATACTCAGTTGTCTATTACGGCTAATGCACTCTTATTCTATTTGATTCAAAAAAAAGGCGTAGTTTCCCGTGATGAAGTACTTAAGGCGGTTTGGGATGATAATGGTCTGGTTTCATCAAATAGTAATTTAAATCAATATCTCAGCCTGCTAAGGAAAACATTTCGACAATACGGTATTGAAAATATTATTGTCACCGTTGCACGTGGGCGTTTAGAGTTTAATTCTGAGATTTTATTGGAATTACTCGATGAAGAGACGCTCAATACCACTCGCTTATTAAACAGTTTAAGTGAAATACAAAAAGCCGAAGTGGTTCTAGCACCTTCTTTAGAGACTAAACCTACCGAATCTCCTTCTGAAAAATTACCGCATTCATTACCAAAACAGAAACGTGAAGTTTGCTGGTATCTAGCCAGTGCGGCTTTTTTATGTTGCTCCATTTTATTGGCAACGATGAGCTATTTCTCATCTCAGCCCTCCGCACCAATGATTTTGCCAACGTTAGAACATACCAGCTGCGATGTGTTATCTAATGAAAAAATGATTAACGCTTTCGTTGCTGATAATTACGTACAAAACTTTGATAAAGTTAGAAAAAATTTAAATTTGGCGTGTAATGATAAAGAGCGTTTTGTCTTCTTTTATGGGGATAAATTACAAAAAAATGGTTTAGGGCGCGTCTTTCTCGCCCATTGCGCTGCCAATGAATCCAACCCATTTAGTTATTGTGATAATTATTTTTATTATTCTTGGAAGCCACAATGA
- a CDS encoding TetR/AcrR family transcriptional regulator, which produces MNTLAHPRKKDPIKRQEELLKAARIIAGREGISALSLNAVAREAGVSKGGLMHHFPSKQELIHALFIQLLDIMDVRIAAIMANDSDPYGRFSRAYLHYVGELKDSDESFQLALLSLAMPTEPVLRKCWRDWMLGHLAQGDAFDNGYLGALVRYAADGLWLSALTEGPTLSSQERNAIIQRLTQISFEEMG; this is translated from the coding sequence ATGAACACACTCGCGCATCCAAGAAAAAAAGATCCAATCAAACGACAAGAAGAGTTGCTAAAGGCAGCTAGGATAATCGCTGGTCGAGAAGGTATTTCGGCACTTTCGCTGAATGCTGTCGCCAGAGAAGCGGGCGTGAGCAAAGGGGGATTAATGCACCATTTCCCCAGCAAACAAGAACTTATTCATGCATTGTTTATTCAGCTATTAGACATTATGGACGTGCGTATTGCCGCCATTATGGCGAATGATTCCGATCCTTATGGGCGATTTTCTCGCGCCTATTTGCACTACGTTGGCGAGCTTAAAGACTCCGATGAAAGTTTTCAGCTCGCACTTTTATCATTGGCTATGCCCACAGAGCCAGTGTTGCGTAAATGCTGGCGTGATTGGATGTTAGGGCATCTAGCCCAAGGTGATGCATTTGATAATGGCTATTTGGGGGCTTTAGTGCGCTATGCCGCCGATGGACTGTGGTTATCTGCGTTAACGGAAGGTCCTACATTATCGAGCCAAGAGCGTAATGCCATCATTCAGCGATTAACACAAATTTCGTTTGAAGAAATGGGTTAG